The Lasioglossum baleicum chromosome 12, iyLasBale1, whole genome shotgun sequence genome includes a region encoding these proteins:
- the LOC143213989 gene encoding thioredoxin, mitochondrial, which yields MLRQTSKLSSMIVRNVSLSRQQKKQFKINGTKEYVSKVMNSSVPVIVNFHADWCEPCRILTPKLIDIIEPMDELDLAIVDLETNPDLVQMFEVKAVPAIITISSGLVIDKLIGLHDFDTIENLIHKLIHHNTLPSSNSEDERGKV from the coding sequence ATGCTGCGCCAAACCAGCAAGCTTTCGTCGATGATAGTACGCAATGTTTCTCTCTCTCGGCAACAGAAGAAACAGTTTAAAATAAATGGCACTAAGGAATATGTTAGTAAAGTAATGAATAGTTCAGTACCGGTTATTGTAAATTTTCATGCCGACTGGTGTGAACCTTGTAGAATACTAACGCCTAAATTAATAGATATTATAGAACCAATGGATGAATTAGATCTAGCTATCGTAGATCTAGAAACAAATCCAGATTTAGTGCAAATGTTCGAAGTTAAAGCTGTACCTGCTATTATAACAATTTCAAGTGGATTAGTTATCGATAAATTGATAGGTCTACATGATTTTGATACGATAGAAAACTTAATACATAAACTTATTCACCATAATACGTTGCCTTCTTCGAATTCCGAAGACGAAAGAGGGAAGGTTTGA